AGCTGTAGAAACTCACTTTAGTCTGGGAGGcctttttaatgaacaaaataagCCTTCAACCTTTTTAAAATAGTGTCTGCAAATTACCTGGGTGTATCTACTTTATGCACGGATGGGAAACAAAAGCTTTGACATGTGGACGGTGATGTCTCTAGCACCTGCTTCTGCTTGAAACAGTCAGACACACTGAGTTCTAGTGTGCTGGGCTTTTCCACCAACATTTGAAGGCGATTACATTCTGGACTTCACAGCACTGAGCACTTTCAATCGGAATACCTTTAATTAAATTGCTCCATTGATACTAGACGTTACGTGAGATTGGGACCACTTAGCACCTATTTGAAAACATGCATTTGTGTTAAAAGATAGTTATAACATACAGGGGACAATCTAAAGTGCATCTGGACATTGGCATTATTGCTCTAAAACTGGATGAGATTTCAGTATGTGGACTGTTGCTTTGCTACAGGGCTACCTTCTATGCCTGCCTCAAGGATCTTTCAAACAGTGCTACGACATAACGCAAGGCTTGTGAAGTGCCTGATCAAAGGATATTGAAAAACCAAGAAAATTCAACAGAACTTTAATACTGTGACTACATTTTTATAATTCACAGTATTCTTGCATTTCTGACATTCCTTCTGAAGTGACCGAGGGAAgtgattttttaaatgcttctcCTGAATGGTGATGTATGACATTGTGTGCTCATTTGCTTTTAAACATGTAATACAGCTTTAAGAGAGAACTCTGGAGAGACAAGACAGGAAACCAGCTATATTGTTGATCTTGTTTGAGTTaattttttatgtaaataatcCTTATTTTCCTTGCCTTTGCCTTTGCCTTAGGTTAAAAAGattgcatgcattttgtttaacaatTCCTTTTGGAAATCTTGATCCATGCTATTTCCTTCTGGGCAAACCTATTGAGTTCTAAGGTTAATCTTGAATCCGTTTATATCATAAGAACTCACTGGCACAGAGTATGTTCTGAAGGCTTTCCTTAATGAACTAATCTGGGATTATATAAGGAATTTGGATTTGCACATTCcctttaaagaaaacaaagcacACCTTTCAAAATTGATCTGTAACTTTTATTTACTTAAAGCCACAAGACTATGAAGGCTCCTGAtttcaaatttaaataaaccatcgCTTTTGTAGGAACCTGCATtttgaaattggaaaatgaagaaCGGAAATATTTCTCATTGAGACCTTGCTACACTCTCCCTGGTTTTCAAAACAAATGGACAATCTTGCATTGTTTGCTACCGAGATCTGCAAAGATAGCAAAACGAAAGTATATCAGGAATGTGTCACGGAAACCACACTTGCGTGTGATAAACTTCAGTGGTCgtgactttaaaaaaataagtcaACACCCTTCAAAagagaaaactaaacaaaaaaacgagggctttttttttatatgaatttaAAGCCAGAAAGCAGCTCCTGATCTCTCTAATGGAAGGAGCTGCTAGTAAAAGCAGGTGCTGATAAATTTGCTTTCTCATCTTGAACACGCCCCCTATCATCTCCGCCTAGTTTCACAGTACAGGGCGGGTGGGAACATTGAGTCTCACACACTCTTTAATAGGCACATGCAGACTTGTGCAACCTGTTACTGTAATCTCTGGATATCTACTAGTTGTTGCTGAAGGAACACTGTGAGAAAATGATGGAAGAGGTGTCCATAACGGTGGCCTATGACGCCCATGTTTTTAGCCAAATTTACGAAGAGGACTTCTTTGCTAAGATGGTGGCTATCTCTAAACCCAAGCCAGTGGTAGGTACCACAGTTTTAAAGTGGTTTCAGACTATTAACAGTATGATTTAATGTGGATGAAGGTTGTTTTATAATTTCTTAATAAGCAGAGATTATGCGGTGCAGGATGAGTTTGTCCCTCTGATATTTGTATGATGAGTTATAGTAAGTTACTGAATGTATTAAGTTACCAGTATAACTGAAGACTACTTAAGACAGGTGGATGCCTGTCGCTCTACACGGTGCCTCTGTAATTCTCTTGTATTGAAAAGCAGGAGCAAGTGACTGCCAATACATGTTTGATTAGATAGTAGCCAGGAACGTTACAGTAGTCACAGGTTGCCATACAATGACAGAGGCATACTCTTTATGTTTTAGTATACTTTTGTTATAAGTGATTTGTGGATGTGATGGATTACAATGCAGTACCACTGAGTTAGGAGTGTAGCTGATGTGCTTTAGTAAGTATGCAGTACCACTGGGTTAGGAGTGTAGCTGATGTGCTTTAGTAAGTATGCAGTACCACTGAGTTAGGAGTGTGGCTGATGTGCTTTAGTAAGTATGCAGTACCACTGAGTTAGGAGTGTGGCTGATGTGCTTTAGTAAGTATGCAGTACCACTGAGTTAGGAGTGTAGCTGATGTGCTTTAGTATGTATGCAGTACCACTGAGTTAGGAGTGTAGCTGATGTTCTTTAGTAAGTCTTTAGTTTCTGTTGGGGTGTTGTCTCTAATATAAAAAATTGGGTATTGGTTTGATGACCTATTGATATTGGTTGGATGAAGTTACGCAGAACATGCTTGGCAGCAAGTGTCATCTACACTGCATATTAACAAGTTTCATTCTCTGTCAGTTGTAAAGGGAGAGCAGGGTAACAGGCATCGTAAGCCCTGACGCTATCACTGTGTCATCCTTTACAGCAATGTATAACATAGACACACAGTGCTATCTACACAGATAGATAGGATCAATTAAATTTTAgaagcacataagaacataatacatgttttttaagCCTGTTTTAATTTGATAAGATAATGTTTTATCTTTTTGAAACTGTTGTTAAAAAGTCAATAACAAGAACAGCTTTGTGTAAAGGGCTCAATTGTTACAACTCTGTTTTTACTGTTTAACACTAGTAGTAGTTAATATAAGTCATTAATGTAggtattttcaatgtattttaccATGCATTTTTATATAATAATTACATATCAAACCACGTATCTAGACATCTTTAAGCCGCAGTCTCTTTACTGATGCTTGATGTGTAAACATGTAAATTGTTAATATTACCATCCCTAATTGAAAACAAGTAATGCTACTGAGTGATTGGAAAATCAGTTTGGATAAATGAATTACAACAATGAAATGGTTTATATGACCTTTCCAATCAACAAACCTCCATTAAATATTACTATATGGATATTCTAATGAGCAGTACCTCATCAAATTCCCTATCAGAGAAATGAGAGGAGCACTCTTCAGTACAGTAGTGTTAGTGATTTTCAGACCTCATTTACGTATTGGTTTTCTTAACATCTTTTTGAGAATCATTTATTAATTCTGTTATATGAATGAATACGAACATGGTGATTTTTGCTACAGATggttcaaatatttaaatatgtgtatataaatttactaatataaatatacattaaatTAACTTTAATCTAAGAAAAAGCATTTTGACCAGTTATAAATGAATGCAATAAACAGCAATGTGGATGAAATTGTATTTTAACTTGATAACACATCAATGATAAATCAGAGAGGTTTATTGCATACATTAgtattttcctaaaaaaaaacctttctcaGGTAAAAGTGAATTGTACCTAAAGACATAtagcaaaaacaaacatattttggcCATGGCGTGTTATTTGTGAAAGAAAAGTGCTTTAACATGTACTTTGAAAGGTTATTTAACCAGTTTCTTCCTACGTACTTACTGTTGATAGGACTGGAGAGGTAGCTTTTCAACTGAAATTGGGGGAACTAGAATATTCCTGCTTGTTTTAGTTCAACCTAACTGTCTTCTCATTCTGATCCCACAATGAGGTGGCTCTTGAATTATGGGGGTGTTTGCTGAAACTCGCTGCTAGTTTCTCAGTCAGGCAACTTGTctcattgtgtttgtttaaacaacAATGCCCCAATAAGCACCAGTTAGTACTTCTTTTGAACAATTCATTCATTTTGTAATGCATATGGAGGGAGGtgacaactatatattttaagagGTGAAGTGTGATTGCACAGTAAGACAATATTGAAGCAAGTTAAGGTAAAGGGATATAGTAATTTGGATGGTATTTGGCTGTTTCCCATtttttttcctatggttatactaggCATTTACCATAGGTGATCATAtctattaatatgctttaccttgaacattttatacagaaaaaaaaaatgctggataAGTTCAATTATAATAAAGAATGTAAGTTTAAGTAATTTTAAAAGACAAAGCTATTTGCATTGTATTTGATGTAAATgacaacattttaattatgtcttGTAGAGCATATAGAATGTGGTGGCATCATTGTAATTGAAACTAATGGGCGAGGTTCAGTTTCACATGCTTTAAATAAGGTCATTGTCTAGTAATTTAGATCCCAGGTGatttaaatcatgtgaatcaTCAAATACCCTTAACTACCCCCCTACCCCCACGTCCCCACCCCCCCTCTCCACACCCCAGCACCCACCACCACTAAACCACAAGGTTTCCAGAGCAACCATCAAACTAACAAAAATACAGGCCGTCTAGAATAATGAAAGATGGTGTTGCCTTAACAAGGATCTTCATTGTTACAGTAATGAATTGCTTTGTTCTATAttttgttgtagtttttgtttcCCAGTCTTTGGTGATACTTTTTTTTCtctacatttacagtatatacattgcAGCAATCCTCAAAAGAAATTGTTATTGTCAGTTCATTTATACATTattcttcttt
The Acipenser ruthenus chromosome 10, fAciRut3.2 maternal haplotype, whole genome shotgun sequence DNA segment above includes these coding regions:
- the rabgap1l gene encoding uncharacterized protein rabgap1l isoform X6, whose product is MMEEVSITVAYDAHVFSQIYEEDFFAKMVAISKPKPVVPTKKLKKYEKEYQAMRENQLQQEDPIDRYKFVCV